In the genome of Leptospiraceae bacterium, one region contains:
- a CDS encoding aminotransferase class V-fold PLP-dependent enzyme, whose translation MDQFPFKNKYIYLNFCGVSPLYEPARRKKQEFENLQSQLGALVFLEYPNVLKQFHESVAKLLKTSEKNISFVKNTAEGLSLIANGYPFESDKDEILSFVFEYPSNHYPWKLQERKQKAKFKIIPNTKSVLLNPEEVPDGFVYGFSMQDIEKIVTKHTKIIAISHVQFTSGFAANLKELGDFCKTHNIDLIVDAAQSLGVIPLYPEEWNISAIAASGWKWLLGPLGSGILYTSEKFRNKIELMNVGAEVMIQGQDYLNHTWQPHTDGRKFEYSTISYSDVIALTECIEGLILPYSPEKIFSHIQKLHQIFKEIIKKNKHILIPEFPFENRSGILSAIVKNPQEVAQILRKHSLVCTVRGNYLRIAPHIMITEEEIQKAAETLLKIVNSQ comes from the coding sequence GTGGATCAGTTCCCTTTTAAAAACAAATACATTTATCTAAATTTTTGCGGAGTCTCTCCCCTCTATGAACCTGCAAGAAGAAAAAAACAAGAATTTGAAAATCTACAAAGTCAACTGGGAGCTCTGGTTTTTCTCGAATATCCAAATGTTTTAAAACAATTTCATGAGAGCGTTGCCAAATTATTAAAAACCTCAGAAAAGAATATTTCATTCGTAAAAAATACTGCCGAAGGGTTATCCTTAATTGCGAATGGTTATCCTTTCGAATCAGACAAAGACGAAATTTTGAGCTTTGTTTTTGAATATCCATCGAATCATTACCCTTGGAAACTCCAAGAACGAAAACAAAAAGCAAAGTTCAAAATCATCCCTAATACAAAATCCGTTCTTTTAAATCCAGAAGAAGTCCCAGATGGTTTTGTATACGGATTTTCTATGCAAGATATAGAAAAGATTGTTACGAAACATACTAAAATCATAGCCATCAGTCATGTTCAATTTACTTCGGGATTTGCTGCTAACTTGAAGGAGCTGGGAGATTTTTGTAAAACTCACAATATTGACTTGATTGTGGATGCAGCTCAAAGTTTAGGTGTTATTCCGTTATACCCAGAAGAATGGAATATCTCTGCCATCGCTGCATCTGGTTGGAAGTGGTTGTTGGGACCATTAGGAAGTGGAATTTTATATACTTCAGAAAAATTCAGAAATAAAATTGAGTTGATGAACGTTGGAGCTGAGGTGATGATTCAAGGGCAGGATTATCTAAATCACACTTGGCAACCACATACTGATGGACGTAAATTCGAATATAGCACAATTTCGTATAGTGATGTGATTGCTTTGACGGAATGTATCGAAGGCTTGATTCTGCCATATAGTCCTGAGAAGATTTTTTCTCACATTCAAAAATTACATCAAATTTTCAAAGAAATCATAAAGAAAAACAAACATATCCTCATTCCTGAGTTTCCTTTTGAAAACCGCTCAGGGATACTTTCTGCGATTGTTAAGAATCCGCAAGAAGTAGCTCAAATCCTTCGTAAACATTCTTTGGTTTGCACTGTAAGAGGAAATTACCTTCGCATAGCTCCCCACATCATGATTACAGAAGAAGAAATCCAAAAAGCTGCTGAGACTCTACTAAAGATTGTAAATTCACAATAA
- a CDS encoding sensor domain-containing diguanylate cyclase: protein MDCEKLQKTIDKLYEILEANRYLSSTLNLTIVLERLLEKAKEVVEAEASSLMLLDEEKQELYFHTILGEKKEKLKDIRLKLGEGISGWAAQNQKSVLVEDCSKDPRFYRKADETSGFVTRSMMCVPLIFRNRVLGTIQVLNKTQNRSFDSEDLRIIEIMASQAAIAIENARLHALATIDNATGLYRKEYFLMRLKDEYRRFLHSNVPLSVLMSDIDYFKRINTEYGHIGGDIALKELANVILNVIHESKEDYVAGRYGGEEFCVIVPNSTEDKAMELAETIRKKIYDHEFYINDKKARITISIGISSLPKHMDYIQSHEDLIKLADEALYICKDRGRNCCAIFEK, encoded by the coding sequence ATGGATTGTGAAAAATTACAGAAAACCATTGATAAATTATATGAAATCTTAGAAGCTAATCGTTATTTATCATCAACATTGAATCTCACAATCGTTTTAGAAAGATTATTAGAAAAAGCAAAAGAGGTGGTGGAAGCAGAAGCATCAAGCTTGATGCTGTTGGACGAAGAAAAACAAGAGCTTTATTTCCATACAATTTTAGGAGAGAAGAAAGAAAAATTAAAAGATATACGATTAAAGTTAGGAGAAGGGATTTCCGGATGGGCAGCTCAAAACCAAAAATCAGTTTTGGTGGAAGATTGTTCTAAAGATCCAAGATTTTATCGAAAAGCTGATGAAACGTCAGGATTCGTAACACGTTCTATGATGTGTGTACCATTGATATTTCGTAATAGAGTTTTAGGAACAATTCAAGTTTTAAACAAAACACAGAATCGCAGCTTTGATTCTGAGGATCTAAGAATCATAGAAATCATGGCATCTCAAGCAGCAATAGCAATAGAAAATGCAAGATTGCATGCTTTGGCAACAATTGATAATGCCACCGGTCTTTATCGAAAGGAATATTTTTTAATGAGACTTAAAGATGAATACAGAAGATTTCTTCATAGCAATGTGCCATTATCTGTCCTAATGAGTGACATCGATTATTTTAAAAGGATCAATACTGAGTATGGGCATATTGGGGGAGATATAGCCTTAAAAGAATTAGCTAATGTAATATTGAATGTTATACACGAATCTAAAGAGGATTATGTTGCTGGTAGATATGGTGGTGAAGAATTCTGCGTGATAGTCCCCAATTCCACTGAGGATAAAGCAATGGAGTTGGCTGAAACAATAAGAAAGAAAATATATGATCACGAATTTTACATAAATGATAAAAAAGCAAGAATCACTATTTCCATTGGAATTTCGAGTTTACCAAAACATATGGATTATATTCAAAGTCATGAAGATTTGATCAAATTGGCTGATGAGGCATTATATATTTGTAAGGATCGAGGAAGAAACTGTTGTGCAATATTTGAAAAATGA
- a CDS encoding NAD-dependent deacylase yields MSDLDSAIEQVLQKIPKNIKRLGVLTGAGISNESGIPTFRGNDGLWKNYRPEELATPEAFRKNPVLVWEWYEMRRQIIKNAKPNLAHITLVEMEEFFEEFLLVTQNVDGLHEKAGSKNVVEIHGNIWKARCTFCGHKEFLDTPLNEIPPKCTKCSSLMRPDVLWFGEMYDIKILNSIQEFFDGADIIFIIGSSGQVYVPVYIAKQAQMKGAFILEINPERSYYSEFAEVVLNFKSAEALPKLWKSFKSQLQKIQ; encoded by the coding sequence ATGAGTGATCTCGATAGTGCCATTGAGCAGGTCCTACAGAAAATCCCCAAAAACATAAAAAGATTGGGGGTTTTGACAGGCGCTGGAATATCAAATGAAAGCGGTATTCCCACTTTTCGTGGTAATGACGGGCTCTGGAAAAACTACCGACCAGAAGAACTGGCAACCCCAGAAGCTTTTCGTAAAAATCCCGTGTTAGTATGGGAATGGTATGAAATGCGAAGACAAATCATCAAAAATGCAAAACCAAATCTAGCTCACATTACTCTCGTTGAAATGGAGGAATTTTTTGAAGAATTCCTTCTTGTTACACAAAATGTAGATGGACTCCATGAAAAAGCAGGATCAAAAAATGTTGTTGAAATTCATGGAAACATTTGGAAGGCACGCTGCACTTTTTGTGGACACAAAGAATTTTTAGATACCCCTTTAAATGAAATTCCCCCCAAGTGTACGAAATGTAGTTCCCTCATGAGACCAGATGTTTTGTGGTTTGGAGAGATGTATGATATAAAAATATTAAATTCCATCCAAGAATTTTTTGATGGAGCTGATATTATTTTTATCATTGGTTCTTCGGGACAAGTTTATGTTCCAGTATACATTGCAAAACAAGCCCAAATGAAAGGAGCTTTTATTTTAGAAATAAACCCCGAACGTTCGTATTATAGTGAATTTGCGGAAGTAGTTTTGAATTTCAAATCTGCTGAGGCTCTTCCGAAATTGTGGAAAAGCTTCAAATCCCAACTACAAAAAATCCAATGA
- a CDS encoding 3-deoxy-D-arabino-heptulosonate 7-phosphate synthase, with the protein MIIPKHKEFTQEEFLAIKKIVNEFGCDVIPIPGETMTVYAIKGDERNELMINRIEGLPFVERVSLIQSPYKLMDRKSELAKNKFRIAGKVPGEELIVIAGHCTIDPKNPSLFYESAHAIKEAGADVLRGGVWKPRTSPHSYQGDGKALEILLEARERFKIPIITEVMDDEQLEIAISAKVDMIQIGARNALNYSLLKKVGELTQHTRTPVLLKRGIHMAPVDEFISAAEYIVLHGNPNVVLCPRGTQPNIVGYRNYPDESITPLLKQKTWAPVIVDPSHSVGKSDYVPHAALAAISYGADGLIIETHIKAQLGIGDDPKQSIHPFTLAHIIEDAKNIFYNIKKYQRHYIEEYQNV; encoded by the coding sequence ATGATAATACCAAAACATAAAGAATTCACACAAGAAGAGTTCCTTGCTATCAAAAAGATTGTAAACGAATTTGGTTGTGATGTAATCCCTATTCCTGGGGAGACCATGACTGTTTATGCTATAAAAGGCGATGAACGTAATGAACTCATGATCAATCGTATTGAAGGACTTCCTTTTGTTGAACGTGTCAGTCTAATCCAATCACCTTATAAATTGATGGATAGGAAGTCTGAACTTGCGAAAAACAAATTCCGAATCGCTGGCAAAGTGCCTGGCGAGGAATTGATTGTTATAGCAGGACACTGCACAATTGATCCCAAAAATCCGTCTCTATTTTATGAAAGTGCCCATGCTATTAAAGAAGCAGGTGCGGATGTATTGAGAGGTGGCGTATGGAAGCCAAGAACGAGCCCACATTCTTATCAAGGTGATGGAAAAGCCTTAGAAATTTTATTAGAAGCGAGAGAAAGATTCAAAATCCCCATCATAACAGAAGTAATGGATGATGAGCAATTAGAAATAGCCATCTCCGCTAAAGTTGACATGATCCAAATTGGAGCACGAAATGCCTTGAATTATTCTCTATTAAAAAAAGTAGGCGAGTTAACTCAGCATACACGAACTCCAGTTTTGCTCAAAAGAGGAATCCATATGGCACCTGTTGATGAATTTATAAGTGCAGCTGAATATATCGTCTTGCATGGAAATCCTAATGTAGTTCTTTGCCCACGAGGAACTCAACCAAATATCGTAGGATATAGGAATTATCCAGATGAAAGCATTACTCCACTTTTGAAGCAAAAGACATGGGCTCCCGTTATTGTAGATCCTTCTCATTCCGTTGGCAAGTCTGATTATGTTCCTCATGCAGCTTTAGCAGCTATTTCCTATGGAGCCGATGGATTGATCATTGAAACACACATCAAAGCCCAATTAGGGATTGGAGACGATCCAAAGCAATCCATTCATCCCTTTACATTAGCCCACATCATAGAAGATGCAAAAAATATTTTCTACAATATAAAAAAATACCAAAGACATTACATAGAAGAATATCAAAACGTGTAG
- a CDS encoding DedA family protein — protein MVETIIQNLQNLNPLFIHLFLIASTFTENIFPVWPGDTFIVFAGFLIYHNVIDVFSTYLSTTIGNFIGAFTMYFFGKNILDFAHKTHSKIHTRFLRKALEDLISEKNLQTTQLWFQKWGFLFVAASRFFAGIRFFVSIFAGMMKLNLFYFSIAFFVGLLIWNSLLFAGGYILAENWRKVVEWIELYSYFITIFLISIIVFFIYIKMKLKQKSF, from the coding sequence ATGGTAGAAACGATTATACAAAATTTACAAAATCTCAACCCACTTTTTATTCATTTATTTCTTATTGCTTCGACTTTTACAGAAAATATTTTTCCTGTATGGCCTGGTGATACTTTTATTGTTTTTGCAGGGTTTTTGATTTATCACAATGTGATTGATGTTTTTTCGACTTATCTATCAACAACCATAGGTAATTTCATTGGTGCATTTACTATGTATTTTTTTGGGAAAAACATTTTAGACTTCGCTCACAAAACTCATAGCAAAATCCATACACGCTTCTTACGAAAAGCTTTAGAAGACCTCATTTCTGAGAAAAATCTGCAAACCACACAACTATGGTTCCAGAAGTGGGGTTTTCTTTTTGTTGCGGCTTCTCGTTTTTTTGCTGGGATTCGGTTTTTTGTTAGCATTTTTGCAGGCATGATGAAGTTGAATCTTTTTTATTTCTCTATTGCGTTTTTTGTTGGTCTTTTGATTTGGAATAGTCTTCTTTTTGCTGGTGGCTATATCTTAGCCGAAAATTGGCGAAAAGTAGTTGAATGGATTGAGCTTTATAGTTACTTCATCACTATTTTTCTTATTTCAATAATCGTTTTTTTTATTTACATTAAAATGAAATTAAAACAAAAATCTTTTTAG
- a CDS encoding PEP-utilizing enzyme, producing MNQIYVFEGKGEVYDQNIYERVGKRGRRMLELTEMKIPVVPGFIIDNEYTPKLLTEDFIPLLRRGLIFIEDGVGRKFGDANNPLLLKVVVSSNFSLPFYPTVFNVGLSPQTIKGFANLIGERSAWFEYGYLIRTIGTKIFDIEQRKFDEILSKYDDTAEGVKQAAFEMLELVGKENVPDDPYQQLQLVIKNLAKRYYDPELDREDPPAMLVQGMVFGNLGEDSAVGNYYTRDIITGEDVLRGEFLLNRYTLDREGEDINKLDEKYLVELKRIGKSIERKFREIREVKFIIEKKKLWIINQTEVDKKSTQAHLRTLLDLLKEGVITEEWLVEQIPPGQLATLLHAVVDEKSLKEIPSIKGGLTGAPGAAVGRVYFNSDRLMEAHREAILKGEDTRLILCVPASFAEDVKAIEVGVGVLSSEGGYSSHAPVVARSLGKVSIVHPEIKIGENFFEYNGHRINEGDYITLDAPVYREPTIYLGKANLITPDIHKNGLVEFIQVIKKFITEDFVVRANADLARDAKVAKMMGAYGIGLCRTEHMFFEEQRINKFREMILSKDYNERVEALKELKPLQKNDFYELFKIMAPYPVTIRLLDAPLHEFLPRNEDAFRDYIQYLQQKGLKPNEKEIKERIDRLHEFNPMLGHRGCRVAITYPEIYEMQVRAIFEAATQLKKEGIEVEPEIMIPIVMNSSELKFIKNGKLIEGKYIKGIRDIAEEVFKQEGVRVKYKVGTMVELPAAALQSHELAQYAEFFSYGTNDLTQTTYGLSRDDINSFFPAYTMYDLLPGNPFQVLGEPVKELILLSAERGKLTRPNIKLGLCGEHGADPSNIPFCMDEAKLDYVSVSPYGIPIALLAVAQHNIKKAKEKAKK from the coding sequence ATGAACCAAATTTATGTATTTGAAGGAAAAGGTGAAGTTTATGATCAAAATATATATGAACGTGTAGGCAAAAGAGGTAGAAGAATGTTAGAATTAACGGAGATGAAGATCCCAGTAGTGCCAGGCTTTATAATTGATAACGAATATACTCCCAAACTTTTAACTGAGGATTTTATCCCACTTTTGCGAAGGGGATTAATTTTTATTGAAGATGGTGTTGGAAGAAAATTTGGTGATGCAAATAATCCTTTGCTATTAAAAGTTGTAGTAAGTTCAAATTTTAGTTTGCCTTTTTATCCTACTGTTTTCAATGTGGGATTGTCCCCGCAAACCATAAAAGGTTTCGCTAATTTAATTGGAGAGAGATCTGCATGGTTTGAATATGGATATTTGATACGCACTATTGGAACGAAAATCTTTGATATTGAACAGAGAAAATTTGATGAGATATTATCAAAATATGATGATACAGCGGAAGGAGTAAAACAAGCTGCTTTTGAAATGTTGGAACTCGTAGGGAAAGAAAATGTTCCTGATGATCCCTATCAGCAACTACAATTAGTAATAAAAAATTTAGCAAAACGATATTACGATCCAGAATTGGATAGGGAAGATCCACCTGCCATGCTTGTGCAAGGAATGGTTTTTGGTAATTTGGGAGAAGACTCAGCTGTAGGAAATTACTATACTCGTGACATCATTACGGGAGAAGATGTTTTAAGGGGAGAATTCCTTCTCAATCGTTATACTTTGGATAGAGAAGGAGAAGACATAAACAAACTTGATGAAAAATACTTAGTTGAATTAAAGAGAATAGGAAAATCAATCGAAAGAAAGTTTCGCGAAATTCGAGAAGTTAAATTCATCATCGAAAAGAAAAAGTTATGGATCATAAACCAAACGGAAGTCGATAAAAAATCAACGCAAGCCCATTTGAGAACTCTTCTGGATTTATTAAAGGAAGGAGTCATAACAGAAGAATGGCTCGTAGAACAAATCCCTCCTGGTCAGTTGGCGACCTTGCTTCATGCAGTCGTAGATGAAAAATCATTAAAAGAAATTCCATCTATTAAAGGTGGTTTGACGGGAGCTCCCGGAGCTGCCGTTGGAAGAGTTTACTTCAACTCTGATAGATTAATGGAGGCTCACAGAGAAGCTATTTTGAAGGGAGAGGATACTCGATTGATTCTTTGTGTTCCTGCCTCCTTTGCAGAAGATGTAAAGGCAATAGAAGTAGGAGTGGGAGTTCTCTCTTCTGAAGGTGGATATTCTTCTCATGCACCTGTTGTGGCACGTTCATTGGGTAAAGTAAGTATCGTTCATCCCGAAATTAAAATAGGAGAAAATTTCTTTGAATACAATGGTCATCGTATTAATGAAGGAGATTACATTACCTTAGATGCTCCGGTTTACCGAGAACCAACGATTTATTTAGGAAAAGCGAACCTTATCACGCCTGATATCCATAAAAATGGTTTAGTGGAATTCATTCAAGTTATAAAGAAATTTATTACAGAAGATTTTGTTGTTAGGGCAAATGCAGACTTAGCTCGGGATGCCAAAGTAGCAAAAATGATGGGAGCTTACGGAATTGGTTTGTGTCGAACAGAACACATGTTCTTCGAGGAACAAAGAATTAATAAATTCAGGGAAATGATATTATCGAAAGATTATAACGAACGTGTAGAAGCTCTAAAAGAACTAAAACCTCTGCAAAAAAATGATTTCTATGAATTATTCAAAATCATGGCACCTTATCCAGTAACTATACGACTTTTGGATGCGCCATTACATGAATTTCTTCCAAGAAATGAAGATGCTTTTCGTGATTACATACAATATTTACAACAAAAGGGATTAAAACCTAATGAAAAAGAAATCAAAGAAAGAATCGATCGTTTGCATGAATTTAACCCCATGTTGGGTCATAGGGGATGTAGGGTAGCAATTACTTATCCAGAAATCTATGAAATGCAAGTAAGGGCAATTTTCGAAGCCGCAACTCAACTAAAAAAAGAAGGAATAGAAGTAGAACCAGAAATCATGATCCCCATCGTGATGAATAGTAGTGAGTTGAAGTTTATCAAAAATGGGAAATTGATAGAAGGAAAATACATAAAGGGGATTCGAGACATTGCAGAAGAAGTATTCAAACAAGAAGGTGTTCGAGTCAAATACAAAGTGGGAACAATGGTCGAGCTACCTGCCGCAGCTTTGCAATCTCATGAATTAGCTCAGTATGCAGAGTTTTTTAGCTACGGAACAAATGACTTAACTCAGACAACTTATGGCTTAAGTAGGGATGATATTAATTCCTTCTTCCCTGCATATACAATGTATGATTTACTTCCTGGAAATCCGTTCCAAGTTTTAGGCGAACCTGTGAAAGAACTCATTTTACTCTCTGCCGAGAGAGGAAAACTTACAAGACCAAATATAAAACTAGGTCTTTGTGGTGAGCATGGAGCTGATCCTTCAAATATCCCTTTCTGTATGGATGAAGCTAAGTTAGATTATGTTTCAGTTTCTCCTTATGGTATCCCTATAGCGTTGTTAGCGGTAGCCCAACACAATATTAAGAAGGCAAAAGAAAAAGCAAAAAAATAA